In Candidatus Acidiferrales bacterium, a single genomic region encodes these proteins:
- a CDS encoding tetratricopeptide repeat protein → MRAIERVASIILLFALYSVASSQVTSVTEQQDYSFAVGLYRDAQYDLALQQFKSFLKNYPTTRHAEEITFLSGECLFQKRMYDSALSEYQKILDDYPNSTYYVRSQLRVGEVWLQLGKFDRAEKILKEILSRENGQDLNGEAAYKLGQLFAGKEDYNNAVKYFELSYEGYKESGIADYAMYGSAWSFGKLGEFEKSKSRFAEMLSAYPNTKLKADAGEKMGECDFFLTDYKSAISEFAEAASLSSESQVIEPALYYEGRADEKIGRSDSAISGYSNYLNEFPSGEHSSEVRVLLSKLLVATPTRAREALRVLSGVPHGDPLYFESQLETARAYEKSGSSDTAEIVLVALTKSRRSSDEIAEAQYEMGKLYFKSRSYGKSAESFLLAAKDTSLYGEAMKNAAISSSAAGDYRDAKNYFANSILKLQGSDLLEAHFDYASALYASGDYKGAAQIFLAAQRLAASDSDRSEALYMAGESFYRAKDFKSSLSCYLDYSQIYSAGIHAGAAVLGVGYSNYFLGNFLAAAGAFQKFIAAYPNSLLSPEAFLRLGDCYYYGKDYEKALGVYKDAASRFSTESSGQDDSTAAYALYQSGESDYWLGKFDASIEMFRALLDKYPHSPLAPDAQYAIGWVYFSQKQYSQAIGEFDKVTANYPSSLTAIRALYSKGDSYYNSAEYQQALMCYSELLSKYPSSEFVGNALVGMQYCLTVLGKPKEAEKVIDNFVRDHPQLPNVDKIYYKKIEYALNEKQYPEAEHDLKEFIVKFPRSSLSGAALYNLALVEIDLGKTKAATGVLSDLIAKRPGDEYTTAGEVKLAELYSSEKGYSESEKLLTEASYAQDVYGVAAQVELGKFYLDRGDTSKAELILSKVTTADTSNDEERAKAKLMLSAVYFSKGRTVDAVSLASSVAKTHDDLIGAQAQLRVAEYYCGDGDSTNAVLSFLRVKYVFASFSDIVAKSQIEHADCLMKFGNKREARTLLQEFVRDRTEDSYTKLAREKLKQMRSE, encoded by the coding sequence ATGAGAGCGATCGAGAGAGTTGCTTCAATTATTCTGCTTTTTGCCCTCTATTCCGTCGCTTCTTCTCAAGTGACAAGCGTGACGGAGCAGCAGGACTATTCTTTCGCCGTCGGCCTCTATCGTGACGCTCAGTACGATCTCGCGCTTCAGCAGTTCAAGTCCTTTCTCAAGAATTATCCCACAACACGCCATGCTGAAGAGATAACTTTTCTTTCCGGTGAATGCCTCTTCCAAAAAAGGATGTATGACAGTGCGCTGAGCGAGTACCAGAAAATTTTGGACGATTATCCGAATTCAACTTATTATGTCCGATCCCAATTGAGAGTAGGCGAAGTCTGGCTCCAGCTCGGCAAATTTGACCGGGCCGAAAAAATTCTGAAGGAAATCTTGTCAAGGGAGAACGGCCAAGATTTGAACGGAGAAGCAGCGTATAAACTCGGCCAGCTTTTCGCCGGGAAAGAAGACTACAACAATGCAGTGAAATATTTCGAGCTTTCGTACGAAGGCTACAAGGAATCAGGAATTGCGGACTATGCGATGTACGGCTCGGCCTGGTCGTTCGGAAAGCTGGGGGAATTCGAAAAAAGCAAGAGCAGGTTTGCCGAAATGCTGTCTGCCTATCCTAACACGAAGCTGAAAGCAGACGCAGGCGAAAAGATGGGCGAGTGCGATTTCTTTCTCACCGACTACAAATCTGCCATTTCCGAATTTGCCGAAGCCGCTTCACTTTCATCAGAAAGCCAGGTGATCGAGCCTGCCTTATATTATGAGGGACGGGCAGATGAAAAAATCGGGAGGAGCGACAGCGCGATTTCCGGTTACTCGAACTATCTGAATGAATTTCCATCAGGAGAACATTCTTCGGAAGTCAGAGTGCTCCTTTCCAAACTTTTAGTCGCAACTCCCACGCGTGCCCGCGAGGCATTGAGAGTTCTCAGTGGGGTGCCGCATGGTGATCCGCTTTATTTCGAATCACAGCTGGAAACCGCGCGAGCGTATGAGAAATCCGGTTCGTCGGATACTGCTGAAATAGTCTTAGTTGCGTTGACCAAGTCAAGAAGGTCTTCGGATGAGATTGCCGAAGCTCAATACGAGATGGGAAAGCTGTACTTCAAATCTAGATCATACGGGAAGAGTGCAGAGTCCTTTTTGCTCGCGGCAAAAGATACTTCGCTCTATGGCGAGGCAATGAAGAATGCAGCAATTTCTTCATCCGCCGCTGGAGATTATCGCGATGCGAAAAACTATTTCGCCAATTCGATCCTGAAACTCCAGGGCAGCGATTTATTGGAAGCTCATTTCGATTACGCTTCAGCCCTGTACGCGAGTGGAGATTATAAAGGCGCCGCTCAGATTTTTCTTGCTGCCCAAAGGCTTGCAGCATCCGATAGCGATAGGTCGGAGGCTCTTTACATGGCCGGTGAATCCTTCTACCGGGCAAAAGATTTCAAATCGTCGTTGTCGTGTTACTTGGATTATTCGCAGATTTACTCTGCAGGCATTCATGCCGGTGCGGCCGTTCTCGGCGTCGGATATTCAAATTATTTCTTAGGGAACTTTCTTGCCGCCGCCGGTGCCTTTCAGAAATTTATCGCGGCGTACCCGAACTCGCTGTTATCGCCAGAAGCATTTCTCAGGCTTGGCGACTGTTATTATTATGGCAAGGATTACGAAAAGGCTCTCGGGGTTTATAAGGATGCCGCCTCAAGATTTTCGACAGAATCGAGCGGACAAGACGATTCTACCGCTGCGTATGCACTGTACCAGAGCGGTGAATCGGATTACTGGCTCGGGAAATTCGATGCATCGATAGAAATGTTCCGTGCACTTCTCGACAAGTATCCTCACTCGCCGCTTGCACCGGATGCGCAGTATGCAATCGGTTGGGTCTACTTTTCACAAAAACAGTATTCGCAGGCCATAGGCGAGTTTGATAAAGTGACGGCAAATTATCCGAGCAGTCTTACCGCAATCAGGGCACTTTACAGCAAGGGAGACTCCTATTACAATTCGGCGGAGTATCAGCAAGCGCTGATGTGTTACAGTGAGCTGCTCTCGAAATATCCATCAAGCGAGTTTGTAGGTAATGCGCTCGTAGGGATGCAATATTGCCTGACTGTTCTCGGCAAACCTAAAGAAGCGGAAAAAGTCATAGATAATTTTGTGCGCGATCACCCGCAGCTACCGAACGTCGACAAAATCTATTACAAAAAGATTGAGTATGCTTTGAACGAGAAGCAATACCCCGAAGCCGAACACGACCTAAAGGAGTTCATCGTCAAGTTCCCGAGAAGCTCTCTATCCGGTGCTGCGCTTTACAACCTTGCTCTCGTTGAAATCGATCTTGGAAAGACAAAAGCCGCAACGGGCGTTCTTTCGGACCTGATTGCGAAGCGCCCTGGCGACGAATACACGACCGCAGGAGAAGTTAAACTGGCCGAACTTTATAGCTCGGAAAAAGGTTATTCCGAGTCAGAAAAGCTCCTGACGGAGGCGTCATATGCCCAAGATGTTTATGGAGTCGCCGCACAGGTGGAACTCGGCAAGTTTTATCTTGACAGGGGCGATACTTCGAAAGCGGAATTGATCCTTTCGAAGGTTACAACTGCCGACACCTCAAACGATGAAGAAAGAGCAAAAGCAAAGTTGATGTTGAGTGCGGTATATTTCAGCAAAGGACGCACCGTGGACGCTGTTTCCCTCGCAAGTTCAGTGGCGAAAACCCATGATGATTTGATCGGAGCACAGGCGCAATTGAGGGTAGCCGAGTATTATTGCGGTGACGGCGATAGCACAAATGCAGTTCTTTCCTTCCTTCGGGTGAAGTACGTGTTTGCCAGTTTCTCGGACATCGTCGCGAAGTCCCAGATTGAACATGCAGATTGTCTGATGAAGTTCGGAAACAAAAGGGAAGCAAGAACGTTGCTTCAGGAGTTCGTCAGGGACAGGACAGAGGACTCATACACGAAACTGGCAAGAGAAAAACTCAAACAGATGAGATCGGAGTAG
- a CDS encoding c-type cytochrome: MNKTMVFYGILIAVIVLALIVSSNLNKVPDLKPKFADFVTDQILSPDSSNSFGDNLKVLHGIHSRDQLLSVMRGFTEALGVKCDFCHNTDNFASDEKIQKRTARVMISMVSNIDRNYLVGPQTEKVTCFTCHRGSNVPKLVASR; this comes from the coding sequence TTGAACAAGACGATGGTATTCTATGGAATTCTTATTGCCGTAATAGTTCTGGCATTAATCGTATCTTCAAATCTCAACAAGGTTCCCGACTTAAAGCCGAAGTTTGCAGATTTCGTTACGGATCAGATCTTGTCGCCGGACTCGAGCAACTCTTTCGGCGATAATCTCAAGGTTCTGCACGGCATCCATTCGCGCGATCAACTGTTGAGCGTGATGCGTGGATTTACGGAGGCCCTCGGCGTCAAATGCGATTTCTGCCATAACACGGACAATTTTGCCAGCGATGAAAAAATTCAGAAGAGAACCGCCCGCGTCATGATCAGCATGGTCTCAAACATTGACAGGAACTATTTGGTTGGTCCTCAGACGGAAAAGGTAACCTGTTTTACCTGCCATCGCGGATCAAACGTTCCTAAACTGGTTGCATCAAGGTGA